A genomic region of Chlorobaculum parvum NCIB 8327 contains the following coding sequences:
- a CDS encoding ATP-grasp fold amidoligase family protein, which produces MSKSKEMDILALKLFSLVINTYLRIRYSRYYRRFRRVVGYHPNVAIPERYHEKMLWRKMFDKNPEFRVFCDKLASKAYTESKCPSLKIPLTLWQTGSVDDIEKMPLSENMVIKANHGSGYNYFPSGAQGDQEELKGMASQWLGKEYGRREHEWGYYGVERKIFAEKLLPNSPDDHFVDMGIRCANGKPILLSVTTNTKRPDQRIGYFDLDGNRVYTPELPRGAIKGLDHNFELPLTSREAIRFAEILSVGVDYARFDFMISQSQVYAGEITVYPAAGMSRASIENQIGPDTICNEHWDLRDSWFLRSRQSGWKALYAKLLRNYLNRKAMLAA; this is translated from the coding sequence ATGTCAAAAAGTAAAGAAATGGATATACTGGCATTAAAGCTCTTTTCGCTGGTGATTAACACGTACCTGCGTATTCGTTACTCGCGCTATTATCGGCGCTTCAGAAGAGTGGTCGGTTATCATCCGAATGTTGCAATACCTGAGCGCTACCACGAAAAAATGTTGTGGAGAAAGATGTTCGATAAAAATCCGGAATTCAGAGTTTTTTGTGACAAGCTTGCGTCAAAAGCATATACCGAGAGCAAGTGCCCATCGTTGAAAATTCCGTTGACGCTATGGCAAACAGGCAGTGTCGATGATATTGAGAAGATGCCGCTTTCAGAAAACATGGTGATAAAGGCAAACCATGGTTCAGGATATAACTATTTTCCGTCAGGTGCTCAGGGTGATCAGGAGGAGTTGAAAGGTATGGCTTCGCAGTGGCTTGGGAAAGAGTATGGTCGGCGCGAGCATGAATGGGGGTATTACGGAGTTGAACGGAAGATTTTTGCTGAGAAGCTTCTTCCCAATTCGCCTGATGATCATTTTGTCGATATGGGAATAAGGTGCGCGAATGGTAAGCCGATTTTGCTTTCAGTCACTACCAATACGAAAAGACCCGATCAACGGATAGGGTATTTCGATCTGGATGGTAACCGGGTATATACCCCGGAATTACCTCGCGGAGCTATAAAAGGGCTTGATCATAACTTCGAATTGCCGCTAACATCAAGAGAGGCCATTCGCTTTGCGGAAATTCTGAGCGTTGGGGTTGATTATGCGCGCTTTGACTTCATGATCAGCCAATCGCAGGTGTATGCAGGTGAAATCACTGTCTATCCGGCAGCAGGCATGAGCAGGGCCAGCATAGAGAACCAGATCGGCCCGGATACCATTTGTAACGAGCATTGGGATCTTAGGGATAGCTGGTTTTTACGGAGCAGGCAGTCTGGG